One genomic segment of Gadus chalcogrammus isolate NIFS_2021 chromosome 3, NIFS_Gcha_1.0, whole genome shotgun sequence includes these proteins:
- the lsm6 gene encoding U6 snRNA-associated Sm-like protein LSm6, with amino-acid sequence MSLRKQTPSDFLKQIIGRPVVVKLNSGVDYRGVLACLDGYMNIAIEQTEEYVNGQLKNKYGDAFLRGNNVLYISTQKRKV; translated from the exons ATGAGTCTGAGAAAGCAAACCCCGAGTGATTTCCTAAAGCAGATCATTGGAAGACCTGTAGTGGTAAAACTGAACTCCGGCGTGGATTACAGAG gTGTTCTGGCATGCTTGGACGGCTACATGAATATCGCTATAGAGCAAACGGAAGAGTATGTGAACGGTCAACTGAAGAACAAGTATGGAGATGCATTTCTGAGGGGAAACAATG TTCTATACATCAGCACCCagaagaggaaagtttaa